The genomic region TGCGCCGAGTCCACTTCGTTGTGGGTTTTGCCCTGCCACTCGCCCAGGTGCGTCTCGCGCAGGCGCTCGTCCACGCCCACAGGCAGCCCCAAATCCGCAGCCACAACCTCCGCCGTGTTTTTCGCGCGCATCAGGTCGGAGGAAACGATCTTGGAAATGCCCAGGTCGAGCAGTTCTTTGGCCGCCGCGTGCGCTTGGTCCACGCCGCGCTGGGACAGCACGGTGTCCAATTGTCCCTGCATACGCGAGGTGGCGTTGTATTCCGTCTCGCCGTGGCGCAGCAGGATTAAGCGTCGTTGCATGCGCAGGGCCTAGTACTCGTCGTCGGCGACAGCCGGGCCCTCGCCCGCCAGGGGCAGGTCCTCGAGCTGCTGGGCCTCGCGCATCTCCGCCTCGTTGCCGAAGGTGGCGGGGCGCTCGTAGGGATCGAGGCCCTCGACCTCGATGGCCGGGCAGTCCGCGTACAGGCGGTCCAGGCCGTAGAACTCGCGCTCCGCGTCGCGCTGGATGTGCACGACGAAGTTGCCGTAGTCCAGCAGCACCCAGCGGTTCTCGCGGTTGCCTTCGCGGCGCTTCGGCTCCACGCCGAGCTCGGTCAGGTCGTCCTCGACCTCCTGGACGATGGCGCCGACCTGGCGTTCATTGTCCGCCGAGACGATGACGAACACGTCGGTGATGGCCATGACGCCTGCGACGTCGATGACGGCGATGTTCTTGCCAAGCTTCTCGTCGGCCGCCTTGGCGGCTACCTTGGCCCGGTCGATGGAGATCTGCGGAGCGGTCAAGTGGGAAACCCTTCGTTGGTTATGCGGACAGACTTCGCCATTGTCCCACGACACAGCCCGGTCGTGCTAGTTAGGCGTAGAGGCGGTTCTTGGCGATGTACTGCACCACCCCGTCCGGCACCAGGTACCACACGGGGCGCCCCTCGGCGGCGCGGGCGCGGCAGTCGGTGGACGAGATGGCCATCGCGGGGATCTCCACCAGGTGCACGCGCCGCTGAATGTCCGCGGGCAGCATGTCCTCGCGCAGCTCGTAGCCCGGGCGGGTCACGCCGACGAACTCCGCGAGCTGGAACATCTCCTCCCAGTCGTGCCAGGACATGATGGAGGCCAGTGCGTCAGCGCCGGTGATGAAGTACAGGTCCTCGTCGGGGAACTGCTCGCGCAGGTCCCGCAGCGTGTCGATGGTGTAGGTCGGACCGTCACGGTCGATGTCCACGCGCGAGACGGAAAACCGCGGGTTTGAGGCGGTGGCGATCACGGTCATCAGGTAGCGGTCTTCCGCCGGGCTGATGGTTTTGCCCGCCTTCTGCCACGGCTGTCCGGTGGGCACGAAGATGACCTCGTCCAGGTTGAACCGGTCTGCCACCTCGCTCGCGGCGACCAGGTGGCCGTGGTGGATCGGGTCGAAGGTGCCACCCATGACTCCGATGCGCCGTGCCCTGTCCAGGGAGGCGGCGTAGTGGTCGCTCATCGGGCTACCTCACCTGCGGCAACGGGATGATGTTCACGTTCTCAATGAACAGCAGGCCGGCGCCAAAGATGAGCGCCAGCAGCGCGCCGACGACGCCGACGGCGGCACCGATGCCCAGCTCGTCCCGGGTATCGTCCGCCCACTTTTTGGGCAGGCCGTCCGAGCCAATGCTCGAGGACTGCGACACCTGCTCCTCCTTGCACACCTGCTTGCCGTTTTTCATTACCGGCAGCGGCTTGCCGTCCGCGCCGTAGATCGGCTTGCCGTCCTCGTCGACCTCCCACTCGCAGGTTTTTTCCACCACCACGCGCTGCGTGGAGTCGCGTTTGATGGTCTGCGCCTGCGCGGGGGCGGCGCACAGCGCGACGGCGCAGGTGGTTGCAGCGGCGGTAGTCCTGATGAGGTGTTTCATTATCCGTAGCGTACCTGATCCACGAACCGGCCAAACGCGTCGGAGACCTGGTTATCCCAGCGCGAGGGCCAGCGGAAGTAGCGCGCGTGGTTGCCGCCAGTGGGCTGAGAAGCCTGCAGCGTCTGCACGGACAGGTCGCACACTGCGTCCTGCGGCAGGCAGTAGTTCACGCGGTTGCGCGTCGCCCCAGCCGTCTTGCTGTTGAACGGCAGCAGGCCCAGCATGCCGCCCGC from Corynebacterium fournieri harbors:
- the rsfS gene encoding ribosome silencing factor, yielding MTAPQISIDRAKVAAKAADEKLGKNIAVIDVAGVMAITDVFVIVSADNERQVGAIVQEVEDDLTELGVEPKRREGNRENRWVLLDYGNFVVHIQRDAEREFYGLDRLYADCPAIEVEGLDPYERPATFGNEAEMREAQQLEDLPLAGEGPAVADDEY
- the nadD gene encoding nicotinate-nucleotide adenylyltransferase, translated to MSDHYAASLDRARRIGVMGGTFDPIHHGHLVAASEVADRFNLDEVIFVPTGQPWQKAGKTISPAEDRYLMTVIATASNPRFSVSRVDIDRDGPTYTIDTLRDLREQFPDEDLYFITGADALASIMSWHDWEEMFQLAEFVGVTRPGYELREDMLPADIQRRVHLVEIPAMAISSTDCRARAAEGRPVWYLVPDGVVQYIAKNRLYA